DNA sequence from the Oncorhynchus keta strain PuntledgeMale-10-30-2019 chromosome 1, Oket_V2, whole genome shotgun sequence genome:
GTTTGCAGCAGGCTACATCCAGTGCATGCATGAGGTCCATATGTTTGTGTCCAATTGTCCCGGGATAGACGCGACGGTGGCGGCCGAGCTACTGAACCACCTGCTGGAGTGTATGCCCTTGAACGAGGATCACTCCCAGGACATGGTTATGGATATAATGTCGGACACTTCCAGCAACAACGGCAGCACTTGGCAAGCCGGCGAGGCAGTGTGCGCGGCACTTACCTCACCCGGATGCAGGAGTATATCCAGCGGCTCTTCCTCGGCCCTCTCTCCCGTCGCCTCCACCACCTCCAGTGAGGACCTGTGCGAGACAGACAGCGAGCACAACCAGGGCGCTACCGACGCACTGGGTAACCAACAGGCCCAGAACATGCCCACTATCAGCTACTGCAAGTCCATGTGGAGGCCCTGGTAGTGGCCCGTTCTGGTCAACTGTCCGCCTTTGGGATTTA
Encoded proteins:
- the LOC118392292 gene encoding transcription cofactor HES-6-like, which produces MAPSALHIKNGLGMDEDDYYGLNKGDRTARKPLVEKKRRARINESLQELRTLLADTDSKVENAEVLEMTVKKVEHILKDRPQETDIMNREASERFAAGYIQCMHEVHMFVSNCPGIDATVAAELLNHLLECMPLNEDHSQDMVMDIMSDTSSNNGSTWQAGEAVCAALTSPGCRSISSGSSSALSPVASTTSSEDLCETDSEHNQGATDALGNQQAQNMPTISYCKSMWRPW